The following nucleotide sequence is from Candidatus Bipolaricaulis sibiricus.
CCGGTCTTCACCCGGAGGACGTGCGGAGGCTCCTCTCGGTGCTGCACCGCCTCGTCGATGTGGGCAACACGGTCGTGGTGATCGAGCACAACCTGGACGTAGTCAAAACAGCAGACTGGATCATCGATCTCGGGCCAGAAGGCGGGGAAGACGGAGGGCAGGTGATCGCGGAGGGACCGCCGGAGGCCGTGGCTGAGGTCCCTCGCTCGTACACCGGGCAGTTCCTGCGCCGGATCCTCGTTCCGCAGGGGGTGACATGACCGCCCTCTGGGTTCTGGTCGGCCTACTGGCGCTCGCTGTCGCTGCTTTGGCTGGCGCTTTCCTCCGCCGCGGACGGGGCGAGGACGAGGAGGCGGCAACACGCCTTCTCGCAGATCAGGTCGCGCAACTGTCTCGAGCGATGACGGACCAGCTCGGGTCTCTGTCCGCTCGCGTTGCTGAACAGCTGGCGAGCACGGCCCAGATGCTTCAACGCCAGGATGGGACTCTCGGAGAGCGGCTGAACGCGGTTCAGGGCGTGGTGGCCGACGTGCGAGAGAAGCTTGGGCAGATCGGAGAGATCAGCCGCCGGACCGAGGAGCTGGCCCGGGAGATGACGAGCCTCCAGGAGATCCTCCGTGCACCCAAAGCCCGCGGCTTGGTTGGGGAATGGCTCCTGGGGAATCTGCTTGGGGAGGTTCTGCCCAAGGAACGGTTCCAAGAGCAGTATCGATTCCGATCCGGCGAAACCGTGGACGCGGTGATCCTACTCGAAGAGATGATTGTTCCGGTGGACGCGAAGTTCCCTCTGCCCGACTTTCAGCGTTTGGCTGCGGCGAGGACAGACGAGGAGCGGAGGAAGAGCAAACGGGACCTCGTTCGCGCTGCCCAGAAGCACGTCGATGCCATCGCCGAGAAGTACATTCGCCCTGAGGAGGGGACCGCGGACTTCGCTCTCATGTACGTCCCCGCTGAGGGAGTGTATCACGAGCTCCTCAGTCCAGAGGGGGATCTCGACTTCCTGTCCTACGCGATGGCCAGACGGGTCGTTCCTTGCTCCCCGAACTCCTTCTACTCCTACCTTCGATCGGTGGCGATGGGCCTACGCGGTCTGGCACTCGCCCGCAACGTGCAGGAGTTGTTCGGTGGGCTGCGGGCGGTGGAGGACGTGGTGGAGAAGATCGGCGCAGAGCTGACCACCCTCGGCAACCACCTGCGCAACGCGCGGGGCAAGCATGAGGACGTGGAGAGGCTCGTGGGAGATGTGCAGCGGCGTCTCAGCAAGCTGGCGCAGGAGGAGGAGGCACGGTGAACGGGGTGTACGGGCGGTACCTGGACGTAGATCTCTCGAACGGAGCAGTGAAGGAGCGTGTGATCCCTGGCCGGTGGTACGAGCTCCACCTCGGGGGGAGAGGGATCGCGGCGCGGCTCCTCCTCGGCCTTGCTGCGCCGGGGATAGACCCGCTTGGTCCGGAGAACGTCCTCGTGTGGGCCAGCGGGCCGTTCCAGGGGACGGGTCTAGCCGGCGCAGGCCGCCATGTCGTGATGGGGGTGTCCCCGAAGACGAACTCGGTGGCCGACTCCTACGTCGGGGGATACGTCGGTCACGAGCTCGGCCGTTCAGGGTACGACGGGATCATCGTTCGGGGCCAGGCGGAGCGCCCCGTGTACCTGCTCGTTGCGGGGGGACGGGCCGAGCTCGGCGACGCGGCCGATCTGTGGGGCAAGACAACGGGGGAGGTGGATCGAATCCTCAAAGAACGGCACCCCGGAGTCCGTGTTGCGGCGATTGGCCCGGCCGGAGAAAAGCTTGTTGTCCAGGCGTGCATCATCCACGACCGGAGCCGGGCGGCAGGACGACCGGGGCTAGGAGCGGTGATGGGCTCCAAGCGTCTCAAAGCGATCGCCGTCGCTGGGCACACCGAGAAGCCCATCGCTCGGCCCCGGGAGTTCGCCCGGGCGCGGGCCGAGTTCGCTCGGGACCTCATGGATGAAGGGATGACGAAGTTCGGTGAGTACGGAACTGCCCGCGGTCTGACCTGGCTCTCCGAGATGGGGATCCTCCCGACCAGGAACTTCCAGGATGGGGTGTTCGACGGTGCCTCCGCGATCGGCGGCGAGCGACTAGCGGCGACGATTCTCACTGGCCGTGAGACGTGCGCAGGGTGCCCGGTCCGCTGCAAGCGGGTGGTCGAGGTTGAGTTCGAAGGCCGCAAGGTAGACCCTGCTTACGGCGGTCCGGAGTACGAGACTCTGGCAGCGTTTGGGTCGCTATGCCTCGTATCAGACCTCGATGCGATTGCCCTCGCTAACCAGCTCTGCAACGCCTACGGTATGGACACGATTTCGGTCGGGGTCGCCATCGCCACTCTGATGGAGGCGTCGGAGAAGGGGCTAGTCCCAGAGAGGGTTCCGTGGGGGAGTGGGCGGGCGATTGTCGAGTGGACCGAGAGGATAGCCCGCCGGGAGGGCCTCGGGGACGAGCTCGCCTCTGGCCTCGGTGCGTGGGCCGAGAGGAGGGGCATCGACTGCGCGATGACGGTGAAGGGCGTTGAGATCCCGATGCACGAACCGCGCGGAAAGGTCGCTCTCGGCCTGTCCTATGCCCTCAGCCCGCGCGGGGCGACCCACCTCGAGGGACTCCACGACACGATGCTCGAGCAGGAGCGGCCCACCCCGGAACTAGGGATCACCCGCCGGATGGACCGGTTCGCTCTTGCCGAGA
It contains:
- a CDS encoding Tungsten-containing aldehyde:ferredoxin oxidoreductase produces the protein MNGVYGRYLDVDLSNGAVKERVIPGRWYELHLGGRGIAARLLLGLAAPGIDPLGPENVLVWASGPFQGTGLAGAGRHVVMGVSPKTNSVADSYVGGYVGHELGRSGYDGIIVRGQAERPVYLLVAGGRAELGDAADLWGKTTGEVDRILKERHPGVRVAAIGPAGEKLVVQACIIHDRSRAAGRPGLGAVMGSKRLKAIAVAGHTEKPIARPREFARARAEFARDLMDEGMTKFGEYGTARGLTWLSEMGILPTRNFQDGVFDGASAIGGERLAATILTGRETCAGCPVRCKRVVEVEFEGRKVDPAYGGPEYETLAAFGSLCLVSDLDAIALANQLCNAYGMDTISVGVAIATLMEASEKGLVPERVPWGSGRAIVEWTERIARREGLGDELASGLGAWAERRGIDCAMTVKGVEIPMHEPRGKVALGLSYALSPRGATHLEGLHDTMLEQERPTPELGITRRMDRFALAEKAKALVIYENLRSYVNSLVLCAFVTRDTGPRYNHGRIRELLGHATGLDLSPQDMLRIGERNFALLRLYAARAGLGPELDGLPRRFHEPLPRGASGGRPIGEAGFAREVAAYRRIRGWTRDGISPTRLRALDLQDLGEA